The proteins below come from a single Pseudomonas chlororaphis genomic window:
- a CDS encoding MFS transporter: protein MSHAGVTQGLNVRILIYLLFAIQLVSMGAMEMSGPFWPVHLRGLTSSESVFSFASIAVYVGPMLGIILTSAFWGRIGDRYGHKLMMIRALAGLSLTQLGLALAGDIWVILVLRFLQGAFAGYIAPAQAYGVSIEAPSRRARLFAILQISTNVGSLLGAVVGGLILDYATFFWINMIAAILCAICTVVAAVTLPDVPPVKKPTAQTASAATGRGSSPWQGSPLLSLLCVMGILLLARMLPQTSFSLYVSTVFEVSNAVVGLCYGLLALGFILSATAWSRYFEHRSQQDTLQRITYVVLGCIALTAVAGVTRNALVFVVAYFIWGVLLGATTPVLMALISKAADSSQQGHVLGIAQGSAQFASIAGICVGGLLSQVYGLQYTYLFVCLAYALALIPVVALRYWPASLQASPAPPGE from the coding sequence ATGTCCCACGCAGGTGTCACCCAGGGTTTGAACGTAAGAATCCTGATTTATCTTCTGTTCGCGATCCAGCTCGTCTCCATGGGTGCGATGGAAATGAGCGGGCCGTTCTGGCCGGTCCACCTGCGTGGGCTGACGTCCTCGGAGTCGGTTTTCAGCTTCGCCAGCATCGCCGTGTACGTCGGGCCGATGCTGGGCATCATCCTGACCAGTGCCTTCTGGGGCCGTATCGGCGACCGCTATGGCCACAAGTTGATGATGATCCGCGCCCTTGCCGGGCTGTCCTTGACCCAACTGGGCCTGGCGCTGGCCGGGGACATCTGGGTGATCCTGGTGCTGCGCTTCCTGCAAGGCGCCTTCGCCGGCTACATTGCCCCGGCGCAGGCCTACGGCGTCAGCATCGAAGCCCCTTCGCGCCGTGCGCGGCTGTTCGCGATCCTGCAGATATCGACCAACGTGGGGTCGTTGCTCGGCGCGGTGGTCGGCGGCCTGATCCTCGATTACGCCACGTTCTTCTGGATCAACATGATCGCGGCGATACTGTGCGCAATCTGTACGGTGGTGGCTGCCGTGACCCTGCCGGACGTGCCGCCGGTGAAAAAGCCAACCGCTCAGACCGCCAGTGCGGCCACCGGACGCGGCAGCAGCCCCTGGCAGGGATCGCCGCTGTTGTCGTTGCTGTGCGTGATGGGCATCCTGCTGCTGGCGCGGATGCTGCCGCAGACCTCATTTTCCCTGTACGTGAGCACGGTATTCGAGGTCAGCAACGCCGTCGTCGGCTTGTGTTACGGCCTGTTGGCCCTGGGTTTCATCCTGTCGGCCACGGCCTGGTCACGCTACTTCGAACACCGCTCCCAGCAGGACACCCTGCAACGCATCACCTACGTCGTGCTGGGTTGTATCGCGCTGACCGCCGTGGCGGGCGTCACGCGCAACGCCCTGGTGTTCGTGGTGGCCTATTTCATCTGGGGCGTGCTGCTCGGTGCCACCACACCGGTGCTGATGGCGCTGATTTCGAAAGCGGCCGACAGCAGCCAGCAAGGCCATGTGCTCGGGATCGCCCAGGGCAGCGCGCAGTTTGCATCGATCGCGGGGATCTGCGTGGGCGGCCTGCTCAGCCAGGTCTATGGTTTGCAGTACACCTACCTGTTCGTCTGCCTGGCGTATGCGCTGGCGCTGATCCCGGTCGTCGCGTTGCGCTACTGGCCCGCCAGCCTGCAAGCCAGCCCCGCGCCGCCGGGGGAATGA
- a CDS encoding aminotransferase class V, whose translation MDIEQLRADTPGAAELIHFNNAGAALMPQPVLDAITGHLQREACLGGYEAAAEQAQALENVYGAIGRLINARADEIAVIENATRAWDMAFYSLPLRPGDVVLTSTTEYAGNYIPYLQLQRQRGIELRVLPNDEHGQVCLSALKTLLDDERVALVSLPVIATNGGPVQPIEQIGALTRAAGKLFLLDACQGVGQMPIDVKKIGCHMLAATSRKYLRGPRGMGFLYVEHALCQTLEPTFLDLHAASLLTPETFAIRDDARRFENWECNVAAKLGLGAAVEYALAQGIEPMWQRIQQLASHLRTQLATVPGVTVQDLGALKSGIVTFTHHQSDATQLQQWLAQQARRINVSTSRAGSTLLDMQQRGLPEVSRASVHAYNTHAEIDALVHALRRLPGR comes from the coding sequence TTGGACATTGAACAACTGCGCGCCGACACGCCCGGTGCCGCGGAGCTGATCCACTTCAACAATGCCGGCGCAGCGCTGATGCCCCAGCCGGTGCTCGACGCCATCACCGGCCACTTGCAGCGTGAGGCCTGCCTGGGAGGCTACGAAGCCGCCGCAGAACAGGCGCAAGCACTGGAGAACGTCTATGGCGCCATTGGCCGTCTGATCAACGCCCGGGCCGATGAAATCGCCGTGATCGAAAACGCCACCCGCGCCTGGGACATGGCCTTCTACTCCTTGCCATTGAGGCCGGGCGACGTGGTGCTGACGTCCACCACCGAGTACGCCGGCAACTACATTCCCTACCTGCAACTGCAACGCCAGCGCGGGATCGAGCTTCGGGTCCTGCCCAACGATGAGCACGGCCAGGTCTGCCTGTCGGCGCTCAAGACCCTTCTGGACGATGAACGCGTGGCGCTGGTGTCGCTTCCGGTGATCGCCACCAACGGCGGCCCGGTCCAACCCATCGAACAGATCGGCGCATTGACGCGGGCAGCCGGCAAGCTGTTCCTGCTGGACGCCTGCCAGGGCGTCGGGCAGATGCCCATCGACGTGAAGAAGATCGGCTGCCACATGCTCGCCGCCACCAGCCGCAAGTATCTGCGGGGCCCCCGGGGCATGGGCTTTCTGTACGTCGAACACGCGTTGTGCCAGACCCTTGAGCCGACGTTCCTCGACCTTCACGCCGCGTCGCTGCTGACACCCGAAACCTTCGCCATCCGCGACGACGCCAGACGCTTCGAAAACTGGGAATGCAACGTGGCGGCGAAGCTGGGCCTCGGTGCCGCCGTGGAGTACGCCCTCGCCCAGGGTATCGAACCGATGTGGCAACGCATCCAGCAACTGGCCAGCCACTTGCGCACACAATTGGCGACGGTCCCCGGGGTAACCGTCCAGGACCTGGGCGCGCTCAAGTCAGGCATCGTGACGTTCACCCATCACCAGAGCGACGCGACCCAGCTCCAGCAGTGGTTGGCGCAGCAAGCCAGACGCATCAACGTCAGCACCTCCCGGGCCGGCTCGACGTTGCTGGACATGCAGCAGCGCGGCCTGCCAGAAGTCAGTCGCGCGTCCGTCCACGCGTACAACACCCACGCTGAAATCGACGCCCTGGTACACGCCCTCAGGCGCCTGCCCGGCCGCTGA
- a CDS encoding RNA polymerase sigma factor, whose translation MSQSLPANNDNHLRVIEALYAGHHGWLYATLKKKLGNAMDAADLAQDTFTRILASQVTTIEQPRAYLSCVAKGILINWYQRKALERAYLEALAHLPVQDVPSPELRWMVLETLHEIDAMLDSLAPLVRRAFLLSQIGGLKYDDIAEQLNISLITVKRYMKHAFIQCLMLVE comes from the coding sequence ATGAGCCAATCCCTGCCCGCGAACAACGACAACCATCTGCGCGTGATCGAGGCGCTGTATGCCGGTCATCACGGCTGGCTGTACGCCACGCTGAAGAAAAAGCTCGGCAACGCCATGGATGCAGCGGACCTGGCCCAGGACACCTTTACCCGCATCCTCGCGTCCCAGGTCACCACCATCGAACAGCCACGGGCCTACCTGAGCTGCGTGGCCAAGGGCATCCTGATCAACTGGTACCAGCGCAAGGCCCTCGAACGCGCCTACCTGGAAGCCCTCGCGCACCTGCCCGTCCAGGACGTCCCATCGCCCGAGCTGCGCTGGATGGTGCTGGAGACCCTGCACGAAATCGACGCCATGCTCGACAGCCTGGCCCCGCTGGTCCGCCGGGCATTCCTGCTGTCGCAGATCGGCGGCCTGAAGTACGACGATATCGCCGAACAGTTGAACATCTCGCTCATCACCGTCAAGCGCTACATGAAGCACGCCTTCATCCAGTGCCTGATGCTGGTGGAATGA
- a CDS encoding histidine kinase — MLTHRHEPPLDPKVLEEAAEWLMRLSESELSDTERAEWECWKVSSPERDRAWNRAQLLQSKLGGLPATLAMSTLDRPSHPDRRRALGKLALLLAAVPTGWGTWKLAQQQQWSADYRTAVGESRELSLADGSRITLNTDSAIDVLFDTRQRLVRLREGEILVQTAPDTAALARPFRVDTGQGRMQALGTQFIVRELQARTHLAVLDGAVRVELAQSTQQAPLIVAAGQRTDFSSHDIGQLTPTDRNASAWTQGMLVVDKMRLADFVSELARYRRGFLRCDPAIAGLRISGAFPVSDTQRTLNMLVQTYPILVSGHLSGYWVTLSPA; from the coding sequence ATGCTGACCCATCGCCATGAGCCGCCCCTGGACCCCAAGGTCCTCGAGGAGGCGGCCGAGTGGCTGATGCGCTTGAGCGAAAGCGAGCTCAGCGACACCGAGCGCGCCGAATGGGAGTGCTGGAAAGTCAGCAGCCCCGAGCGGGATCGGGCCTGGAACCGCGCGCAGTTGCTACAAAGCAAGCTCGGCGGGTTACCGGCGACGCTGGCGATGTCGACGCTGGACCGCCCCAGCCACCCCGACCGTCGCCGGGCGCTCGGCAAGCTGGCCTTGCTGCTGGCGGCAGTGCCCACCGGGTGGGGCACCTGGAAACTCGCGCAACAGCAGCAATGGTCGGCCGACTACCGCACCGCCGTCGGCGAGAGCCGCGAATTGAGCCTGGCGGACGGTTCCCGGATCACCCTCAATACCGACTCGGCCATCGACGTGCTGTTCGACACCCGGCAACGCCTTGTCAGGCTGCGCGAAGGGGAAATCCTGGTGCAGACCGCCCCGGACACCGCCGCCCTGGCCCGCCCGTTCCGGGTCGACACCGGCCAGGGTCGGATGCAGGCCCTGGGCACGCAGTTCATCGTCCGCGAGCTTCAGGCGCGCACTCACCTGGCGGTGCTCGACGGCGCCGTGCGGGTCGAGTTGGCGCAAAGCACCCAGCAGGCGCCGTTGATCGTCGCGGCCGGGCAGCGCACCGATTTCTCCAGCCATGACATTGGCCAACTGACCCCGACCGATCGCAACGCCAGCGCCTGGACCCAAGGCATGCTGGTGGTCGACAAGATGCGCCTGGCGGATTTCGTCAGCGAGCTGGCGCGCTATCGCCGCGGCTTCCTGCGCTGCGACCCGGCCATCGCCGGGCTGCGCATTTCCGGCGCCTTCCCGGTCAGTGACACGCAACGCACGTTGAACATGCTGGTGCAAACCTACCCGATCCTGGTCAGCGGCCACCTGAGCGGCTACTGGGTGACCCTTTCCCCCGCCTGA
- a CDS encoding energy transducer TonB: MLVARPRRPDRLTKPVFRSVLLGLVLGADSGSLALAAPPTRLDTVAVRAYNIAPGPLGPALSSFAAQAGVALSFQPAITEGLLSPGLSGTYTTQQALGRLLADSGVDMIRRDDGSYTLVLRRVALPPINIETLGKPVDSLPPTYPGGQVARGARLGLLGSKDAMDAPFSISSYTSTLVKDQQAVTVGDVLERDSSVRSTGQAGGIVDSFFIRGFPVGEGNLGELAFDGVYGVASNYRVFADYAERIELVKGPGALLYGMSPNSAVGGVINVVPKRPLDEDLTRFTSRYAMNSQLGGHLDVSRRFGEERRFGVRLNSSLQQGDTAIDQQSRDLGIVALSLDYQGERLRTTLDLIDQQEELDAASRPFLIAPGVQIPSAANGRTSVSQDWGRSKTRDRSALLSGEYDLSDALTVFAHAGGGQSAVERLSDQTPTLINAAGDTSSIPGYYKFKVQRYTVDIGARLGFDTGPVSHSTVLQASRYRDELSRGINSGAPLLSNIYHPIDRPKPSIAEPSTPKVSASELSGIALADTLSVLDGRLQVTAGLRRQTIESHNYNATGAVTADYDQGNNTPLFGVVAKPWEHVSLYYNYVEGLSKGDIAPSAASNAGEVFSPYVSRQQEVGLKLDYDSFMATLALFQIKKPSGELASGVFSVQGEQRNRGVELNLAGEIARGTRLLAGTTLLDGQLTKSRVAANRGNTPVGVPRVQANLWAEWDTPGIEGLTLTSGAIYTSRQYVDQANTQALDAWTRFDVGARYTTRIAQRPTTLRATVQNVFDREYWSGVASYGAFSQGAPRTLLLSATVDF; this comes from the coding sequence ATGCTTGTTGCGCGGCCCCGGCGTCCGGATCGTCTGACCAAGCCCGTCTTTCGCAGTGTGTTGCTCGGCCTGGTCCTGGGCGCGGACAGCGGGTCGCTGGCCTTGGCCGCCCCGCCGACTCGACTCGATACGGTCGCAGTCCGCGCCTACAATATCGCGCCCGGCCCGCTCGGCCCCGCCTTGTCGAGTTTTGCCGCGCAAGCCGGTGTGGCCCTGTCGTTCCAGCCGGCAATCACCGAAGGCTTGCTCAGCCCCGGGCTGTCCGGCACGTATACGACCCAGCAAGCCCTGGGCCGTCTGCTGGCCGACAGTGGCGTGGACATGATCAGGCGCGACGATGGCAGCTATACCCTGGTGCTGCGTCGAGTAGCGCTGCCGCCCATCAACATCGAGACCCTGGGCAAGCCCGTCGACAGCCTGCCGCCAACCTACCCCGGCGGCCAGGTCGCTCGCGGTGCGCGTCTCGGCCTGTTGGGCAGCAAGGATGCGATGGACGCCCCCTTCAGCATCAGCAGCTACACCTCGACCCTGGTCAAGGACCAGCAGGCGGTCACCGTTGGCGATGTGCTCGAACGTGATTCTTCTGTGCGCTCCACCGGGCAGGCAGGCGGAATCGTCGACTCGTTCTTCATCCGTGGTTTTCCGGTAGGGGAAGGCAATCTCGGCGAGCTGGCATTCGACGGTGTCTACGGTGTGGCGTCCAACTACCGGGTGTTCGCCGACTACGCCGAGCGCATCGAACTGGTCAAGGGCCCGGGCGCCCTGCTCTACGGCATGTCGCCCAACAGCGCCGTCGGTGGCGTGATCAATGTGGTGCCCAAGCGGCCGCTCGACGAGGACCTGACCCGCTTCACGAGCCGCTACGCGATGAACTCGCAACTGGGCGGCCACCTCGACGTCAGCCGTCGGTTCGGCGAGGAACGCCGGTTCGGCGTCAGGCTCAACAGCAGCCTCCAGCAAGGGGACACGGCCATCGACCAGCAATCCCGGGACCTGGGGATCGTCGCCCTCTCCCTGGACTACCAGGGAGAACGCCTACGGACCACGCTGGACCTGATCGACCAGCAAGAAGAGCTCGACGCCGCGTCCCGGCCCTTCCTGATCGCGCCGGGCGTACAGATTCCGTCCGCCGCCAACGGACGCACCAGTGTCAGCCAAGACTGGGGCCGGTCCAAGACCCGGGACCGGTCCGCGCTGCTGAGCGGCGAGTATGACCTCAGCGATGCGTTGACGGTGTTCGCCCACGCCGGCGGCGGCCAATCGGCGGTCGAACGTCTGTCGGACCAGACTCCAACCCTCATCAATGCCGCTGGCGATACCTCCTCGATTCCCGGCTATTACAAATTCAAAGTCCAGCGCTACACCGTCGACATCGGCGCGCGACTGGGCTTCGACACCGGGCCGGTCAGCCACAGCACGGTGCTGCAAGCGAGCCGTTACCGCGATGAGCTGTCCCGGGGCATCAATTCCGGCGCGCCGCTGCTGTCGAACATCTACCACCCGATCGACCGGCCCAAGCCTTCGATCGCCGAGCCGAGCACGCCGAAGGTTTCCGCGAGCGAACTGTCCGGCATCGCCCTCGCCGATACCCTGTCCGTGCTCGACGGGCGCCTGCAGGTGACCGCCGGCCTGCGCCGACAAACCATCGAGTCGCACAACTACAACGCCACGGGAGCGGTCACCGCCGACTACGACCAAGGCAACAACACGCCGCTGTTCGGCGTCGTCGCCAAGCCCTGGGAGCATGTCTCGCTCTACTACAACTACGTCGAAGGCTTGAGCAAGGGCGACATCGCGCCGTCCGCCGCCTCGAACGCAGGCGAGGTTTTTTCGCCCTACGTTTCCCGGCAGCAGGAAGTCGGGCTCAAGCTCGACTACGACAGCTTCATGGCCACGCTGGCGCTGTTCCAGATCAAGAAGCCCAGCGGAGAACTGGCCTCCGGGGTGTTCTCGGTCCAGGGCGAACAACGCAACCGGGGCGTCGAGCTGAACCTGGCCGGCGAGATCGCCCGGGGCACGCGCCTGCTGGCCGGCACGACCCTGCTGGATGGCCAACTGACCAAAAGCCGCGTCGCCGCCAACCGTGGCAACACACCGGTGGGTGTTCCGCGAGTCCAGGCCAATCTCTGGGCGGAGTGGGACACACCCGGCATCGAAGGCCTGACGCTGACCAGCGGCGCGATCTACACCAGTCGCCAGTACGTCGACCAGGCCAACACCCAGGCGCTGGATGCCTGGACCCGCTTCGACGTCGGTGCCCGCTACACCACGCGCATCGCGCAACGGCCGACCACCCTGCGCGCCACCGTGCAGAACGTGTTCGACCGCGAGTACTGGTCGGGAGTCGCCTCCTACGGCGCGTTTTCCCAGGGGGCGCCGCGCACCCTGCTGCTGTCGGCCACCGTTGATTTCTGA
- a CDS encoding ABC transporter substrate-binding protein: MVTVFRRTRTLAALLFTGLLGLSLGSLAPREALAADPAPALSTVTDLLGRKVKVHLPVRRVILGEGRQLYLVAALDTQNPLERIVGWRKDLIQSDPDTYGAYLRKFPAIARIPTFGGFEDGTFDIEQAISQRPDVIILNIEAQHATEDARYIEKLDALGIPVVYVDFRNNPMQNTEPTMRLFGQLFGKQAQAEAFIDFRNQQIRRVTDVIEARHPARPNVFIERIGGYTDDCCLSFGNENFGLFVELAGGNNIAKGIIPTTFGQLNAEQVIVANPDQVVVTSANWEAFAPGGHWVGVGPGADMAQARRKLAWYTQRPAYAGIKAQDNQAFHAIWHQFYNSPYQFVAIQQLAKWFHPDLFADLDPDAAFRELHERFLPVPYEPGYFVSLHAPQAQP, from the coding sequence ATGGTTACCGTTTTTCGCCGCACCCGAACGCTCGCCGCGTTGCTGTTCACAGGTCTGCTGGGCCTCTCGCTAGGCTCACTGGCACCGCGCGAAGCCCTGGCCGCCGACCCGGCGCCCGCCTTGAGCACCGTGACCGACCTGCTCGGGCGCAAGGTCAAGGTCCACCTTCCGGTCCGGCGGGTGATCCTGGGCGAAGGGCGGCAGTTGTACCTGGTCGCGGCGCTGGACACCCAGAACCCCCTCGAACGCATCGTCGGATGGCGCAAGGACCTGATCCAGTCCGACCCGGACACCTACGGCGCCTACCTGCGCAAGTTTCCCGCCATCGCCAGGATCCCGACCTTTGGCGGCTTCGAGGACGGCACCTTCGACATCGAGCAGGCCATCTCCCAACGCCCGGACGTGATCATCCTCAACATCGAAGCCCAACACGCCACCGAGGACGCCCGCTACATCGAGAAACTCGACGCGCTGGGCATTCCCGTGGTCTACGTCGACTTCCGCAATAACCCGATGCAGAACACCGAGCCCACCATGCGCCTGTTCGGCCAATTGTTTGGCAAGCAAGCGCAGGCCGAGGCGTTCATCGATTTTCGCAACCAACAGATCCGGCGCGTGACCGATGTGATTGAAGCCCGCCACCCTGCCCGTCCCAATGTGTTCATCGAGCGCATCGGCGGCTACACCGATGACTGCTGCCTGAGCTTCGGCAACGAGAACTTCGGGCTGTTCGTCGAGCTGGCCGGTGGCAACAACATTGCCAAAGGCATCATCCCCACCACGTTCGGCCAGTTGAACGCCGAGCAGGTGATTGTCGCCAACCCCGATCAGGTGGTGGTCACCAGCGCCAACTGGGAAGCCTTCGCCCCTGGCGGCCATTGGGTCGGCGTCGGCCCCGGCGCGGACATGGCCCAGGCGCGGCGCAAACTGGCGTGGTATACCCAACGCCCGGCCTATGCGGGCATCAAGGCCCAGGACAACCAGGCGTTCCACGCCATCTGGCATCAGTTCTACAACAGCCCCTATCAGTTCGTGGCGATCCAGCAACTGGCCAAGTGGTTTCACCCGGACCTGTTTGCCGACCTTGACCCGGATGCCGCCTTCCGCGAGTTGCATGAGCGATTCCTGCCGGTGCCGTACGAACCGGGCTATTTCGTCAGCCTGCACGCCCCGCAGGCCCAGCCATGA
- a CDS encoding iron-siderophore ABC transporter permease produces the protein MSSMNETLEVQRETYRRLVLRKRLILGALVVLLMGSVLLDLALGPARYSLEEVLGALLSPDSASPQVRVVMWDIRLPVALMAVAVGAALSLAGAQMQTILNNPLASPFTLGISAAAGFGAALGLAFGVALFPLAAQYMVPLNAFIMAMLSALLIHFLSMRRGVTAETIVLLGIALVFTFNALLALVQFFATEQAVAAVVFWTMGSLTKATWPKLGVICLVILVTLPIFARRAWALTALRLGDDKAASFGVNVRSLRFQTLIMVSLLASFPVAFVGTIGFIGLVGPHIARMLIGEDQRFFLPASLLTGALILSASSVVSKTLIPGAIFPIGVVTSLIGVPFFISLILGGKKNTW, from the coding sequence ATGAGCTCGATGAACGAGACCCTGGAGGTCCAGCGGGAAACCTATCGACGCCTGGTGCTGCGCAAACGCTTGATCCTCGGCGCGCTGGTGGTGTTGCTGATGGGCAGCGTGCTGCTGGACCTGGCCCTCGGGCCGGCGCGCTACAGCCTCGAAGAGGTGCTCGGTGCCCTGCTGTCGCCGGACAGCGCGTCTCCGCAAGTTCGGGTGGTGATGTGGGACATCCGCCTGCCGGTGGCCTTGATGGCCGTCGCGGTCGGCGCGGCATTGTCCCTGGCCGGCGCACAGATGCAGACGATCCTCAACAACCCCCTCGCCAGCCCGTTCACCCTGGGTATTTCCGCGGCCGCCGGTTTCGGCGCCGCGTTGGGACTGGCGTTCGGCGTCGCGTTGTTTCCCCTGGCGGCGCAGTACATGGTGCCGCTGAACGCCTTCATCATGGCGATGCTATCGGCCCTGTTGATCCACTTTTTGAGCATGCGCCGCGGCGTCACCGCCGAAACCATCGTGCTGCTGGGCATTGCCCTGGTCTTCACCTTCAATGCCCTGCTGGCGCTGGTGCAGTTTTTCGCCACCGAGCAAGCGGTGGCGGCCGTGGTGTTCTGGACGATGGGCAGCCTGACCAAGGCCACCTGGCCAAAACTGGGGGTCATTTGCCTGGTGATCCTCGTCACCCTGCCGATCTTCGCCAGGCGCGCCTGGGCCCTGACGGCGTTGCGACTGGGCGACGACAAGGCGGCAAGCTTCGGCGTCAATGTGCGCAGCCTGCGCTTTCAAACGCTGATCATGGTCAGCCTGCTCGCCTCGTTCCCCGTGGCCTTCGTCGGCACCATCGGCTTCATCGGGCTGGTCGGGCCGCACATCGCGCGGATGCTGATCGGTGAAGACCAACGGTTCTTCCTGCCGGCGTCCCTGCTCACCGGCGCATTGATCCTGTCCGCCAGCTCGGTGGTCAGCAAGACCCTGATTCCCGGCGCGATCTTTCCCATCGGCGTGGTCACGTCGTTGATCGGCGTGCCGTTCTTCATATCACTGATCCTGGGCGGGAAGAAAAACACATGGTGA
- a CDS encoding ferrichrome ABC transporter, with protein sequence MVKLQLDNLGARYGQRTVIEGVTTAAFVGGQVVAVVGPNAAGKSTLFKRMAGLIDGPGQVVLQDSEKGPQGISYMPQGLNASARLTVYESVLLARKQLTQGWVVHDDELRRVDDILAALGITGLSFRNLGELSGGQQQLVSIAQTLVREPEILLMDEPTSALDMHRQVQVLKFMRALARERKVIVFIAIHDLNQALRFADQVLVIADGTTQGSGPSHEVITESMLRQVYKVQARIEQCSRGERHILIDDIV encoded by the coding sequence ATGGTGAAGCTCCAACTGGACAACCTGGGGGCCCGCTACGGCCAGCGCACCGTCATCGAGGGCGTCACCACCGCGGCCTTTGTCGGCGGCCAGGTCGTGGCGGTGGTCGGCCCGAACGCGGCGGGCAAATCCACCTTGTTCAAACGGATGGCCGGCCTGATCGACGGCCCCGGTCAGGTGGTGCTGCAGGACTCGGAAAAAGGACCGCAAGGCATCAGCTACATGCCCCAGGGCTTGAATGCCAGCGCTCGCTTGACGGTGTACGAGTCGGTGCTGCTGGCGCGTAAACAACTGACCCAAGGCTGGGTCGTCCACGACGATGAACTGCGACGGGTAGACGACATCCTCGCCGCGCTCGGCATCACCGGGTTGTCCTTTCGCAACCTCGGCGAGCTCAGCGGCGGACAGCAGCAATTGGTGTCGATTGCACAAACCCTGGTGCGTGAACCGGAAATCCTGCTGATGGATGAGCCAACCAGTGCCCTGGACATGCACCGGCAAGTCCAGGTCCTGAAGTTCATGCGCGCCCTGGCCCGCGAGCGCAAGGTCATCGTGTTCATTGCCATCCACGACCTCAACCAGGCGCTGCGCTTTGCCGACCAGGTGCTGGTCATTGCCGACGGCACCACCCAGGGCAGCGGCCCGAGCCATGAGGTGATCACCGAGTCGATGCTGCGCCAGGTCTACAAGGTGCAGGCACGGATCGAGCAGTGCAGCCGTGGCGAGCGACACATCCTCATCGACGACATCGTCTGA
- a CDS encoding transcriptional regulator, translated as MDRLQAMQVFRRIVELGGFGKAADDLKLPRATVSLLIQQLEAHLGVQLLHRTTRQVRATLDGEAYYQRSGQLLDDLDDLESSLSVQRSQPHGTLRVDMPIAFGCAWIVPRLPAFYARYPALQLDIGFHDWQVHLQREGVDCAIRAGNIVDQGLVARPIVRLPQLTCASPGYLARAGTPQVPEDLASHRVIRFASGNGRFFPFEFEVAGQVHERQLPGELTVNNADAYVAACEAGFGLIQVPRYHVQRQLAEGTLVQVLGEYPVPLWPISAVYPPHRQLSPRVRVFIDWVVELLQGVADEQGAVMERI; from the coding sequence ATGGATCGACTACAGGCCATGCAGGTGTTCCGGCGTATCGTCGAGCTGGGCGGCTTTGGCAAGGCGGCCGACGACCTCAAGCTGCCGCGCGCCACCGTCAGCCTGTTGATCCAGCAACTGGAAGCGCACCTCGGGGTGCAGTTGTTGCACCGCACCACCCGGCAGGTGCGCGCAACGCTCGACGGCGAGGCCTATTACCAGCGCAGCGGCCAGTTGCTGGACGACCTCGACGACCTGGAAAGTTCGTTGTCGGTGCAGCGCAGCCAACCCCATGGCACGTTGCGCGTGGACATGCCCATTGCCTTTGGCTGCGCCTGGATCGTGCCTCGGTTGCCGGCGTTCTATGCGCGCTACCCGGCGTTGCAACTGGACATCGGTTTCCATGACTGGCAGGTCCACCTGCAACGCGAAGGCGTGGATTGTGCAATCCGCGCCGGCAACATCGTCGACCAGGGCTTGGTGGCGCGGCCCATCGTGCGCCTGCCACAACTGACCTGTGCCAGCCCCGGCTACCTTGCCCGCGCGGGCACGCCCCAGGTGCCGGAGGATCTGGCGTCACACCGGGTCATCCGGTTCGCGTCCGGCAATGGGCGGTTCTTTCCGTTCGAATTCGAAGTGGCGGGGCAGGTGCACGAGAGGCAATTGCCTGGTGAGCTGACCGTCAACAATGCCGACGCCTATGTCGCGGCCTGCGAAGCTGGCTTCGGCTTGATCCAGGTGCCGCGCTACCACGTTCAGCGGCAGTTGGCCGAGGGCACGCTGGTCCAGGTGTTGGGTGAGTACCCGGTGCCGCTGTGGCCGATCTCTGCGGTGTACCCGCCCCATCGACAGCTGTCGCCACGGGTGCGGGTGTTTATCGACTGGGTGGTGGAGCTGTTGCAGGGTGTCGCCGATGAACAGGGTGCGGTGATGGAGAGGATCTAG